The following are from one region of the Sandaracinus amylolyticus genome:
- a CDS encoding efflux RND transporter permease subunit gives MSWARVARAQHARPWGFVVVALLLSIGALPLVAQLELDSDFQALLPEHAQSVRDLDEIRARFGGTSTLALAITASEGADVREARDLARALAPRIEGMDALQVASVDWNVADFERFVSAHRHLYADLDDLVAIRDALQERLDWERARANPFFIDLGDEAPPDPEAVIDRIQRDADEARRAMDRFPEGFYQHPERAIVFLFVRTGIRGGESGAIDRLIAAIEREADDVRGTRASASRSAGTSVGWESGTLRIDYGGDLMDVREENEALKEAVQDSTIVTVVLLLASIFVFFMRWRAAPLLLATLIAPTLVTFAAAELVVDYLNASSAFLGSIIVGNGVNSSVMWLGRYFEERRAGRDVPSAIRATHEGTWAGTFAAALAASLAYGSLLVTDYRGFRDFGFIGALGMMLCWVAAYAVLPVLVVITERWRPMVFGESEKRLKGVYGVLFAKLALDRPRAMLVVCAVLSIVSAIGVGLAVAGDPLEYDFRNLQAERGEESRVSQVNAWMGETVEETRTGSALAILAPTRDDVASLRAQLERYGENHPNVIGAVRTIEDLMPRDQDAKRPVIGELRRLLLEVRPYVSEARRRQIDEQLPPERVDPVRVEDLPASVSRPFMERDGTLGRLVFVEHAEGRDTWDGRYMIEWSSAVRSARTEDGARPAVAGVAVVFSDLLQTIFEDGPQAIGASFLATMILLLFTFRRQRERVLALVSMFAGVLWMTGLLAATGARLNFLNMIAFPITFGIGVEYGVNYVKRFLEEKDARGDGVSAVRAALEGAGGAVILCSLTTLIGYISLYTSANRALNSFGLAMSLGEVTCLISSLLALPAVLHLLESRARKGDARGGVE, from the coding sequence ATGAGCTGGGCGCGCGTCGCGCGCGCGCAGCACGCGCGGCCGTGGGGCTTCGTCGTCGTCGCGCTGCTGCTGTCGATCGGCGCGCTGCCGCTGGTCGCGCAGCTCGAGCTCGACAGCGACTTCCAGGCGCTGCTGCCCGAGCACGCGCAGTCGGTGCGCGACCTCGACGAGATCCGCGCGCGCTTCGGCGGCACCTCGACGCTCGCGCTCGCGATCACCGCGAGCGAGGGCGCCGACGTGCGCGAGGCGCGCGATCTCGCGCGTGCGCTCGCGCCCCGCATCGAGGGGATGGACGCGCTCCAGGTCGCGTCGGTCGACTGGAACGTCGCGGACTTCGAGCGCTTCGTCTCGGCGCATCGCCACCTCTACGCGGATCTCGACGATCTCGTCGCGATCCGCGACGCGCTGCAGGAGCGGCTCGACTGGGAGCGCGCGCGCGCGAACCCGTTCTTCATCGATCTCGGCGACGAGGCGCCGCCCGATCCCGAGGCCGTGATCGATCGCATCCAGCGCGACGCGGACGAAGCGCGCCGCGCGATGGATCGTTTCCCCGAGGGCTTCTACCAGCACCCCGAGCGCGCGATCGTCTTCCTCTTCGTGCGCACCGGGATCCGCGGGGGCGAGAGCGGCGCGATCGATCGGCTGATCGCCGCGATCGAGCGCGAGGCCGACGACGTCCGGGGCACGCGCGCGAGCGCGTCGCGCAGCGCGGGCACGAGCGTCGGCTGGGAGTCGGGCACGCTGCGCATCGACTACGGCGGCGACCTGATGGACGTCCGCGAGGAGAACGAAGCGCTCAAGGAGGCGGTGCAGGACTCGACGATCGTGACGGTCGTCCTGCTGCTCGCGTCGATCTTCGTCTTCTTCATGCGATGGCGCGCCGCGCCGCTGCTGCTCGCGACGCTGATCGCGCCCACGCTCGTGACCTTCGCGGCGGCGGAGCTCGTCGTCGACTACCTCAACGCGTCGAGCGCGTTCCTCGGCTCGATCATCGTCGGCAACGGCGTGAACTCGAGCGTCATGTGGCTCGGCCGCTACTTCGAGGAGCGCCGCGCGGGGCGCGACGTGCCGAGCGCGATCCGCGCGACGCACGAGGGCACGTGGGCGGGCACGTTCGCCGCCGCGCTCGCGGCGTCGCTCGCGTACGGCTCGCTGCTCGTGACCGACTACCGCGGCTTCCGGGACTTCGGGTTCATCGGCGCGCTCGGCATGATGCTCTGCTGGGTCGCCGCGTACGCGGTGCTCCCGGTGCTCGTGGTGATCACCGAGCGCTGGCGCCCGATGGTGTTCGGCGAGAGCGAGAAGCGCCTCAAGGGCGTGTACGGCGTGCTCTTCGCGAAGCTCGCGCTCGATCGTCCGCGCGCGATGCTGGTCGTGTGCGCGGTGCTCTCGATCGTGTCGGCGATCGGCGTGGGGCTCGCGGTCGCGGGCGATCCGCTCGAGTACGACTTCCGCAATCTTCAGGCGGAGCGCGGCGAGGAGAGCCGCGTGTCGCAGGTCAACGCGTGGATGGGCGAGACCGTCGAGGAGACGCGCACCGGGAGCGCCCTCGCGATCCTCGCGCCCACCCGCGACGACGTCGCGTCGTTGCGCGCGCAGCTCGAGCGCTACGGCGAGAACCATCCGAACGTGATCGGCGCGGTGCGCACGATCGAGGATCTGATGCCGCGCGATCAGGACGCGAAGCGTCCGGTGATCGGCGAGCTGCGGCGGCTGCTCCTCGAGGTGCGGCCCTACGTGAGCGAGGCGCGACGGCGACAGATCGACGAGCAGCTCCCGCCCGAGCGCGTCGATCCGGTGCGCGTCGAGGATCTGCCCGCGAGCGTGTCGCGCCCCTTCATGGAGCGCGACGGAACGCTCGGTCGCCTCGTGTTCGTCGAGCACGCCGAGGGCCGCGACACGTGGGACGGCCGCTACATGATCGAGTGGTCGAGCGCGGTCCGCTCGGCGCGCACCGAGGACGGCGCACGCCCCGCGGTGGCCGGGGTCGCGGTCGTGTTCTCCGATCTGCTCCAGACGATCTTCGAGGACGGCCCGCAGGCGATCGGCGCGTCGTTCCTGGCGACGATGATCCTCCTGCTCTTCACGTTCCGGCGGCAGCGCGAGCGCGTGCTCGCGCTCGTCTCGATGTTCGCGGGCGTGCTCTGGATGACCGGCCTCCTCGCGGCGACCGGGGCGCGCCTCAACTTCCTCAACATGATCGCGTTCCCGATCACGTTCGGCATCGGCGTCGAGTACGGCGTGAACTACGTGAAGCGTTTCCTCGAGGAGAAGGACGCGCGTGGCGACGGCGTGAGCGCGGTGCGCGCGGCGCTGGAGGGCGCCGGCGGCGCGGTGATCCTCTGCTCACTCACCACGCTGATCGGCTACATCTCGCTCTACACGTCGGCGAACCGCGCGCTCAACTCGTTCGGGCTCGCGATGTCGCTCGGCGAGGTGACGTGCTTGATCTCGTCGCTCCTCGCACTGCCCGCGGTGCTCCACCTGCTCGAGTCGCGTGCCCGCAAAGGCGACGCTCGCGGCGGAGTAGAATAG
- a CDS encoding flippase-like domain-containing protein: MSAPDSDPAAPSMTAGSTEKQGSARWRWIKRIGRALLFVLGVTAVVLLVREAGPDRVLETLVQAGPWIPLIVLLECCFMGMDVVALRGLMGERGRRVPVAVWVRTAFLQYGVMQLLPAGRAGGEVARAAGLSPYVGGAARAAAAATRLQAATLLGNTIISIPCAIGVALAVDVPVAESPLFWAIIGNGLITAVIGGAIVLASRKSSLGEWLGRRVPMLAAHGTSFDAALRQDTPWSPAIVATAIGRAFQTLQYGLILLAVGGSLTIVSALVSQGIHLVGAGMGDMVPNQVGITEGAYRLFAPALGLEHEAARAIGIALVARICQFSLAGTCLIVSALWKASPADVAVDDGATVEP, translated from the coding sequence ATGAGCGCGCCCGATTCGGATCCCGCAGCGCCCTCGATGACCGCCGGCTCGACGGAGAAGCAGGGGAGCGCGCGCTGGCGTTGGATCAAGCGGATCGGGCGCGCGCTGCTCTTCGTGCTCGGCGTCACCGCGGTCGTGCTGCTGGTGCGCGAGGCGGGGCCCGATCGTGTGCTCGAGACGCTGGTGCAGGCGGGCCCGTGGATCCCGCTGATCGTGCTGCTCGAGTGCTGCTTCATGGGCATGGACGTGGTCGCGCTGCGCGGGCTGATGGGCGAGCGCGGAAGGCGCGTGCCGGTCGCGGTGTGGGTGCGCACCGCGTTCCTGCAGTACGGCGTGATGCAGCTGCTGCCCGCGGGGCGCGCGGGCGGTGAGGTCGCGCGTGCGGCCGGGCTCTCGCCGTACGTCGGTGGCGCGGCGCGCGCGGCCGCGGCGGCGACGCGCCTCCAGGCCGCGACGTTGCTGGGCAACACGATCATCTCGATCCCGTGCGCGATCGGCGTCGCGCTCGCGGTCGACGTGCCGGTCGCGGAGAGCCCGCTCTTCTGGGCGATCATCGGCAACGGCCTCATCACCGCGGTGATCGGCGGGGCGATCGTGCTGGCGAGCCGCAAGTCGTCGCTCGGCGAGTGGCTCGGGCGTCGCGTGCCGATGCTCGCGGCGCACGGGACGAGCTTCGATGCGGCGCTGCGTCAGGACACGCCGTGGTCGCCCGCGATCGTCGCGACCGCGATCGGGCGTGCGTTCCAGACGCTGCAGTACGGGCTCATCCTGCTCGCGGTCGGTGGCTCGCTCACGATCGTGAGCGCGCTCGTGTCGCAGGGCATCCACCTCGTGGGCGCGGGCATGGGCGACATGGTGCCGAACCAGGTCGGCATCACCGAGGGCGCGTATCGCCTCTTCGCGCCCGCGCTGGGCCTCGAGCACGAAGCGGCGCGGGCCATCGGCATTGCGCTGGTCGCGCGCATCTGCCAGTTCTCGCTCGCCGGTACGTGCCTGATCGTGAGCGCACTGTGGAAGGCGAGCCCGGCCGACGTCGCGGTCGACGACGGCGCGACCGTCGAGCCTTGA
- a CDS encoding DegT/DnrJ/EryC1/StrS family aminotransferase encodes MSKLAVLGGSPVIDRNRHGKWPVVDDDCRKAVMAVLDRGVMSGSEAPEARAFQEEFAAFQGAKHALLTHSGTSALQVAIGALGIGEGDEVIIPAYSFVATALAIVSQGAIPIFVDVGEDGNLDASKLEAAISPRTKAIMPVHVHGMPADLDAIAKIVKPRGIAIIEDAAQAHGATYGGKKVGTYDAGSGFSLQSSKNLSAGEGGVYVTNDEDALDRANKIRNFAQNLARVGTGKWNAERPLDGSTHVSTGIGSMYRGNEMMAAFARAQLRKLPERTARSQENGLRLGKALAQLPGVTPPIVPANRTTVFHKYRVWIDPVAAGVDLSPTEMRDAVRKALAAEGCEVVMWQSDPMPAYPVFQDLRGYGKGFPWSAGDLDRVKANYGAENFPTSRRLLDSSIVLFSQTCPLIAQDAATVDAYADAFRKIWEHRADLVQVAKG; translated from the coding sequence ATGAGCAAGTTGGCGGTTCTCGGTGGGTCGCCGGTGATCGATCGGAATCGACACGGCAAGTGGCCGGTCGTCGACGACGACTGCCGCAAGGCCGTGATGGCCGTGCTCGATCGTGGTGTGATGAGCGGCTCGGAAGCGCCGGAAGCGCGCGCGTTCCAGGAAGAGTTCGCCGCGTTCCAGGGCGCCAAGCACGCGCTGCTCACGCACTCGGGCACGAGCGCGCTGCAGGTCGCGATCGGCGCGCTCGGCATCGGCGAGGGCGACGAGGTGATCATCCCCGCGTACTCGTTCGTCGCGACCGCGCTCGCGATCGTGTCGCAGGGCGCGATCCCGATCTTCGTCGACGTCGGTGAGGACGGGAACCTCGACGCGTCGAAGCTCGAGGCCGCGATCTCGCCGCGTACCAAGGCGATCATGCCGGTGCACGTGCACGGCATGCCGGCGGATCTCGACGCGATCGCGAAGATCGTGAAGCCGCGCGGCATCGCGATCATCGAGGACGCGGCGCAGGCCCACGGCGCGACCTACGGCGGCAAGAAGGTCGGCACCTACGACGCGGGCAGCGGGTTCTCGCTGCAGTCGAGCAAGAACCTCTCGGCCGGTGAGGGCGGCGTCTACGTCACGAACGACGAGGACGCGCTCGACCGTGCGAACAAGATCCGCAACTTCGCGCAGAACCTCGCGCGCGTCGGCACCGGCAAGTGGAACGCGGAGCGTCCGCTCGACGGCAGCACGCACGTCTCGACCGGCATCGGCTCGATGTACCGCGGCAACGAGATGATGGCCGCGTTCGCGCGCGCGCAGCTGCGCAAGCTGCCGGAGCGCACCGCGCGCTCGCAGGAGAACGGGCTGCGGCTCGGCAAGGCGCTCGCGCAGCTGCCGGGCGTCACGCCTCCCATCGTTCCCGCGAATCGAACGACGGTGTTCCATAAGTACCGCGTATGGATCGATCCCGTCGCGGCGGGCGTCGATCTCAGCCCGACCGAGATGCGCGATGCGGTGCGCAAGGCGCTCGCGGCCGAAGGCTGCGAGGTCGTGATGTGGCAGAGCGATCCGATGCCTGCGTACCCGGTGTTCCAGGATCTGCGCGGCTACGGGAAGGGCTTCCCGTGGAGCGCGGGCGATCTCGATCGCGTGAAGGCCAACTATGGCGCCGAGAACTTCCCGACGTCGCGTCGCCTGCTCGACTCGTCGATCGTGCTCTTCTCGCAGACGTGCCCGCTGATCGCGCAGGACGCGGCGACGGTCGACGCGTACGCCGACGCGTTCCGGAAGATCTGGGAGCACCGCGCCGATCTCGTGCAGGTCGCGAAGGGCTGA
- a CDS encoding inositol-3-phosphate synthase: MGKKLGVVIVGVNGAVASTVIAGVELMVRGLVPRVGMLTEPGNPAPGEQILDHLSFTALEDIVFGGWDLQFSDVYAATKHHGVLPDAQLDQVKDKLQAIKPWPAVFSGEYAANAKGDNIVKVKNFREELAHIEKTITDFKKANNCETVVMVNLASTERYQELLDVHKTLAAFEKGLDENHSAIAPAMRYFYVANKLGVPYCNFAPSLTNIPALQEQANELRNPYCGMDGKTGQTLLKTALASMFRLRNLKVVGWYSVNFLGNNDGLVLDNPASNKTKVLSKAAVLDSIVGYRVENHQVHIHYYKPRGDAKEAWDNIDIGGFCGVPMQMKINFLCQDSILAAPLVLDMVRLVEVAKARGEKGIQRQLSIYFKSPYTGEGEKAEHDVFEQERMLMKWCREHADKK; the protein is encoded by the coding sequence ATGGGTAAGAAGCTCGGAGTCGTGATCGTCGGCGTCAACGGCGCCGTCGCCTCCACCGTCATCGCGGGTGTGGAGCTGATGGTCCGCGGCCTGGTGCCGCGCGTCGGCATGCTCACGGAGCCCGGCAACCCCGCGCCCGGCGAGCAGATCCTCGACCACCTCTCGTTCACGGCGCTCGAGGACATCGTCTTCGGCGGCTGGGACCTGCAGTTCAGCGACGTCTACGCGGCCACGAAGCACCACGGCGTGCTGCCCGACGCGCAGCTCGATCAGGTCAAGGACAAGCTCCAGGCGATCAAGCCGTGGCCGGCCGTGTTCAGCGGTGAGTACGCCGCGAACGCGAAGGGCGACAACATCGTCAAGGTCAAGAACTTCCGCGAGGAGCTCGCCCACATCGAGAAGACCATCACGGACTTCAAGAAGGCGAACAACTGCGAGACCGTGGTGATGGTCAACCTCGCGTCGACCGAGCGCTACCAGGAGCTCCTCGACGTCCACAAGACGCTCGCGGCGTTCGAGAAGGGCCTCGACGAGAACCACTCGGCGATCGCGCCCGCGATGCGCTACTTCTACGTCGCGAACAAGCTCGGCGTCCCGTACTGCAACTTCGCGCCGTCGCTCACGAACATCCCGGCGCTGCAGGAGCAGGCGAACGAGCTCCGCAACCCGTACTGCGGCATGGACGGCAAGACCGGCCAGACGCTGCTCAAGACGGCGCTCGCGTCGATGTTCCGCCTGCGCAACCTCAAGGTCGTCGGCTGGTACTCGGTCAACTTCCTCGGCAACAACGACGGTCTCGTGCTGGACAACCCGGCGTCGAACAAGACCAAGGTGCTGTCGAAGGCGGCCGTGCTCGACTCGATCGTCGGCTACCGCGTCGAGAACCACCAGGTCCACATCCACTACTACAAGCCCCGCGGCGACGCGAAGGAAGCTTGGGACAACATCGACATCGGCGGCTTCTGCGGCGTGCCGATGCAGATGAAGATCAACTTCCTCTGCCAGGACTCGATCCTCGCGGCCCCGCTGGTCCTCGACATGGTCCGCCTCGTCGAGGTCGCGAAGGCGCGCGGCGAGAAGGGCATCCAGCGCCAGCTCTCGATCTACTTCAAGTCGCCGTACACCGGCGAGGGCGAGAAGGCGGAGCACGACGTCTTCGAGCAGGAGCGCATGCTCATGAAGTGGTGCCGCGAGCACGCGGACAAGAAGTGA
- a CDS encoding GH3 family domain-containing protein: MDTRPVDHQAPRALKRSAYPRSVGQALLMAARVRVALWDRALRNVEEVQTKQLRRIVDHAKNTTFGRRHGFADIRSWEQFAARVPVGDYDSHSPAFEAMRTGETGILVPEKIKYFGNSSGSSTKGKPKFLPIAERQVAFQRGSAADSMYRYLVWRGEDDFTSGYTLGLFPPTTMRKEGPVFITTNPSLQSVKMPAFTKVCQIPEPEIREIADYDYKLERIADRYLDHDVRAVAGTTCWFSILFDKLLAAAARRGRKADSVRDLWPNLRVLVGGGVSADPYMPVIRERMGRDDVVLVDTYNATEGGIFACSDHSGERGMLMIPDRGVFYEFVPVEDASDLTNIGPWARRVPLWGVEKDKLYAIHVTTVSGLYSYRLGDLVRFTSTDPYRVEFAGRVSGCLSTTQELTTHVEIQRAVEHALTAIPATTVDYGCAADVGVNGTARSRYVLFAEFEPGHAPADLQAFARAFDEGLCQQNRVYREHRKDDVGIFAPELVALPPGSVKRFMKDIGNTSVQSKFPRILDDERKQLLRTYVQS, from the coding sequence GTGGACACGCGACCCGTCGATCACCAGGCCCCGCGCGCGCTGAAGCGCAGCGCGTACCCGCGCAGCGTCGGCCAGGCGCTCCTCATGGCCGCCCGCGTGCGCGTCGCGCTCTGGGATCGCGCGCTGCGCAACGTCGAAGAGGTGCAGACCAAGCAGCTGCGCCGCATCGTCGACCACGCGAAGAACACGACGTTCGGTCGTCGCCACGGCTTCGCCGACATTCGCTCGTGGGAGCAGTTCGCGGCGCGCGTGCCGGTCGGCGACTACGACTCGCACTCGCCGGCGTTCGAGGCGATGCGCACGGGCGAGACCGGCATCCTCGTCCCCGAGAAGATCAAGTACTTCGGCAACTCGAGCGGCAGCTCGACCAAGGGCAAGCCGAAGTTCCTCCCGATCGCCGAGCGCCAGGTCGCGTTCCAGCGCGGCAGCGCGGCGGACTCGATGTACCGCTATCTCGTCTGGCGCGGCGAGGACGACTTCACGAGCGGCTACACGCTCGGGCTCTTCCCGCCGACGACGATGCGCAAGGAAGGCCCCGTCTTCATCACGACGAATCCGTCGCTGCAGTCGGTGAAGATGCCCGCCTTCACCAAGGTCTGTCAGATCCCCGAGCCCGAGATCCGCGAGATCGCGGACTACGACTACAAGCTCGAGCGCATCGCGGACCGCTACCTCGATCACGACGTGCGCGCGGTCGCGGGCACGACCTGCTGGTTCTCGATCCTGTTCGACAAGCTGCTCGCGGCGGCGGCGCGTCGCGGTCGCAAGGCCGACTCGGTGCGCGACCTCTGGCCGAACCTGCGCGTGCTCGTCGGCGGTGGCGTGAGCGCCGATCCGTACATGCCCGTCATCCGCGAGCGCATGGGCCGCGACGACGTGGTGCTCGTCGACACCTACAACGCGACCGAGGGCGGCATCTTCGCGTGCAGCGATCACAGCGGTGAGCGCGGCATGCTGATGATCCCGGATCGCGGCGTGTTCTACGAGTTCGTGCCGGTCGAGGACGCGAGCGACCTGACGAACATCGGGCCGTGGGCGCGCCGCGTGCCGCTCTGGGGCGTGGAGAAGGACAAGCTCTACGCGATCCACGTCACGACGGTGTCGGGTCTCTACTCGTATCGCCTCGGCGATCTCGTGCGCTTCACGTCGACCGACCCGTATCGCGTCGAGTTCGCGGGCCGCGTCAGCGGGTGCCTCTCGACGACGCAGGAGCTCACGACGCACGTCGAGATCCAGCGCGCGGTCGAGCACGCGCTCACCGCGATCCCCGCGACGACCGTCGACTACGGCTGCGCCGCGGACGTCGGCGTGAACGGCACCGCGCGCTCGCGCTACGTGCTCTTCGCCGAGTTCGAGCCGGGCCACGCCCCCGCCGATCTGCAGGCGTTCGCCCGCGCGTTCGACGAGGGTCTCTGCCAGCAGAACCGCGTCTACCGCGAGCACCGCAAGGACGACGTCGGCATCTTCGCGCCCGAGCTCGTCGCGCTGCCGCCCGGCTCGGTGAAGCGCTTCATGAAGGACATCGGGAACACCAGCGTACAGAGCAAGTTCCCGCGCATCCTCGACGACGAGCGCAAGCAGCTCCTGCGCACCTACGTGCAGAGCTGA
- a CDS encoding inositol monophosphatase family protein, translated as MTRSTSPGFHTVDPALRRATEQFPADQPKNAHTSEHCTRVRIAGPSVADERRDSPMTLDSKDLETILRDALPVARAAAKVLADRWRGTPEVRSKSRSDLVTDADLASESLIREQLGARFPSHAIVGEEGGGEGGSLVWFVDPLDGTTNFAHGHPFFCVSMALVHEGEPVVGIVIAPALSLEWCATRGGGVTRNGARCQVSQTTLLDDALLSTGFPSWRASRGDNNYRAFLALDAATHGVRRCGAGAIEIAMVADGSYDAFWDLGLKPWDVAASTLFVREAGGLVTDFDGSPVALDAGRILASNARLHARLSRALAGDVSLPPIDGVEHRAGPHLRRPGEMG; from the coding sequence GTGACGCGCTCCACGTCGCCGGGGTTTCACACTGTGGACCCCGCGCTTCGTCGGGCGACGGAGCAATTTCCGGCCGATCAGCCGAAAAATGCGCACACCTCCGAGCACTGTACGCGTGTCCGGATCGCTGGCCCGTCCGTTGCTGATGAGCGCCGCGACTCCCCGATGACGCTCGACTCGAAGGACCTCGAGACCATCCTCCGCGACGCGCTGCCCGTGGCGCGCGCCGCGGCGAAGGTGCTCGCCGACCGATGGCGCGGCACCCCCGAGGTGCGATCGAAGTCGCGCAGCGATCTCGTCACCGACGCCGACCTCGCGAGCGAGTCGCTCATCCGCGAGCAGCTCGGCGCGCGCTTCCCGTCGCACGCGATCGTCGGCGAAGAAGGCGGAGGGGAGGGCGGCTCGCTCGTGTGGTTCGTCGACCCCCTCGACGGCACCACGAACTTCGCGCACGGGCATCCTTTCTTCTGTGTCTCGATGGCGCTCGTGCACGAGGGCGAGCCGGTCGTCGGGATCGTGATCGCGCCCGCGCTCTCGCTCGAGTGGTGCGCGACGCGCGGCGGCGGCGTCACCCGCAACGGCGCGCGCTGCCAGGTCTCGCAGACCACGCTGCTCGACGACGCGCTGCTCTCGACCGGATTTCCCTCCTGGCGCGCGAGCCGCGGCGACAACAACTACCGTGCGTTCCTCGCGCTCGACGCGGCGACGCACGGCGTGCGACGTTGCGGCGCCGGCGCGATCGAGATCGCGATGGTCGCCGACGGATCGTACGACGCGTTCTGGGACCTCGGCCTGAAGCCGTGGGACGTCGCCGCGAGCACGCTCTTCGTGCGCGAAGCGGGCGGCCTGGTCACGGACTTCGACGGATCGCCGGTCGCGCTCGACGCCGGTCGCATCCTCGCGAGCAACGCTCGCCTGCACGCTCGTCTGTCGCGCGCGCTCGCGGGCGACGTGTCGCTGCCGCCGATCGACGGGGTCGAGCATCGCGCGGGGCCTCACTTGCGGAGACCCGGAGAAATGGGATAG
- a CDS encoding RCC1 domain-containing protein, which produces MISRFRAGALVLAIALGCTEDLQLGGLCSYNSDCPSGLVCGFGRCRAECQQSVDCPAGAMCLVDESGVGSCSVVEDACERDAQCQGGLRCALGRCVNGCEDDGDCAQGDQCWSVPALDMAICVDPRARPEAGMPVELDAGVDASTGDDDDAGADGGSSDAGIDGGTCRGPGCDPVRRVGLGWQHACAVTEAGRVWCWGRDVAGESSGVRPDTAECGVEYCRTRPIEVRPFEEGRRAVDLALGDSYSCALMEDGSIQCWGARPTPEPLSRTPALVELPPNGEPVRDAIAIRAGRSHFLFELAAGIYGAGDGTRGELEGADGPTPVRIDDRPTSSRFGAGAFFSCSVESGVASCWGSNRFRQLGRAEPAPADDAFDPQPAPVESIGIGPVIDLVVGGQHACAEDADAVITCWGHSRDATPTLAVPARVITGGAVLRDLASASSADHQLTCARSDTSPSRAYCWGRPSSFLRFYPEGTLDTTRAVAMWPTMLGDVAQVATDGGTGCVVSDGDVLCWGDNSAGQLAQGDGAGHSGPVRVRW; this is translated from the coding sequence ATGATCTCCCGGTTTCGTGCGGGTGCGCTGGTGCTCGCGATCGCGCTGGGCTGCACCGAGGATCTCCAGCTCGGCGGCCTCTGCTCGTACAACAGCGACTGTCCGTCGGGGCTGGTGTGCGGCTTCGGGCGCTGCCGCGCCGAGTGCCAGCAGAGCGTGGACTGCCCCGCGGGCGCAATGTGCCTGGTCGACGAGAGCGGCGTGGGATCGTGCTCGGTCGTCGAGGACGCGTGCGAGCGCGACGCCCAGTGCCAGGGCGGGCTGCGCTGCGCGCTGGGCCGCTGCGTGAACGGGTGCGAGGATGACGGCGACTGCGCGCAGGGCGATCAGTGCTGGAGCGTGCCCGCGCTCGACATGGCGATCTGCGTGGACCCGCGCGCGCGACCGGAGGCCGGGATGCCCGTCGAGCTCGACGCGGGCGTCGATGCGAGCACCGGTGACGACGACGACGCGGGCGCGGACGGCGGCTCGAGCGACGCGGGGATCGACGGTGGAACGTGCCGAGGACCGGGCTGCGATCCGGTGCGGCGCGTCGGGCTCGGATGGCAGCACGCGTGCGCGGTGACCGAGGCGGGACGCGTGTGGTGCTGGGGACGCGACGTCGCGGGCGAGAGCTCGGGCGTGCGCCCCGACACCGCGGAGTGCGGCGTCGAGTACTGCCGCACCCGTCCCATCGAGGTGCGGCCCTTCGAAGAGGGTCGCCGCGCCGTCGATCTCGCGCTGGGCGACAGCTATTCGTGCGCGCTGATGGAGGACGGCAGCATCCAGTGCTGGGGCGCGCGGCCCACGCCCGAGCCGCTGTCGCGCACGCCCGCGCTCGTCGAGCTCCCGCCGAACGGAGAGCCGGTGCGCGATGCGATCGCGATCCGCGCGGGACGCAGTCACTTCTTGTTCGAGCTCGCGGCCGGGATCTACGGCGCGGGAGACGGAACGCGCGGCGAGCTGGAGGGCGCGGACGGACCGACGCCGGTGCGCATCGACGATCGCCCGACGTCGAGCCGCTTCGGCGCGGGCGCGTTCTTCAGCTGCTCGGTCGAGAGCGGCGTCGCGTCGTGCTGGGGATCGAACCGCTTCCGCCAGCTCGGTCGCGCCGAGCCCGCGCCGGCCGACGACGCGTTCGATCCCCAGCCCGCGCCGGTCGAGTCGATCGGGATCGGGCCGGTGATCGATCTCGTGGTCGGTGGTCAGCACGCGTGCGCCGAGGACGCGGACGCCGTGATCACGTGCTGGGGCCACTCGCGCGACGCGACGCCGACGCTCGCAGTGCCCGCGCGCGTGATCACCGGTGGCGCGGTGCTGCGCGATCTCGCGAGCGCGTCGAGCGCCGATCATCAGCTCACGTGCGCGCGCAGCGACACCAGCCCGTCGCGCGCGTACTGCTGGGGGCGTCCTTCGTCGTTCTTGCGCTTCTATCCCGAGGGCACCCTGGACACGACCCGCGCGGTCGCGATGTGGCCGACGATGCTGGGCGACGTCGCGCAGGTCGCGACCGACGGCGGGACGGGGTGCGTGGTGAGCGACGGAGACGTGCTCTGCTGGGGAGACAATTCGGCGGGTCAGCTCGCGCAGGGCGACGGCGCGGGACACAGCGGACCGGTGCGCGTGCGCTGGTGA